A region of Sugiyamaella lignohabitans strain CBS 10342 chromosome A, complete sequence DNA encodes the following proteins:
- the RSP5 gene encoding NEDD4 family E3 ubiquitin-protein ligase (E3 ubiquitin ligase of the NEDD4 family; involved in regulating many cellular processes including MVB sorting, heat shock response, transcription, endocytosis, and ribosome stability; human homolog is involved in Liddle syndrome; mutant tolerates aneuploidy; deubiquitinated by Ubp2p; autoubiquitinates and ubiquitinates Sec23p and Sna3p; required for efficient Golgi-to-ER trafficking in COPI mutants; GO_component: GO:0005794 - Golgi apparatus [Evidence IDA] [PMID 14657247]; GO_component: GO:0030479 - actin cortical patch [Evidence IEA]; GO_component: GO:0005934 - cellular bud tip [Evidence IDA] [PMID 14608372]; GO_component: GO:0005737 - cytoplasm [Evidence IEA,IEA]; GO_component: GO:0005737 - cytoplasm [Evidence IDA] [PMID 14657247]; GO_component: GO:0005737 - cytoplasm [Evidence IDA] [PMID 15078904]; GO_component: GO:0005856 - cytoskeleton [Evidence IEA]; GO_component: GO:0010008 - endosome membrane [Evidence IDA] [PMID 14657247]; GO_component: GO:0031234 - extrinsic component of cytoplasmic side of plasma membrane [Evidence IDA] [PMID 15078904]; GO_component: GO:0005739 - mitochondrion [Evidence IDA] [PMID 14576278]; GO_component: GO:0005739 - mitochondrion [Evidence IDA] [PMID 16823961]; GO_component: GO:0005634 - nucleus [Evidence IEA,IEA]; GO_component: GO:0005634 - nucleus [Evidence IDA] [PMID 14608372]; GO_component: GO:0005886 - plasma membrane [Evidence IDA] [PMID 16622836]; GO_component: GO:0000151 - ubiquitin ligase complex [Evidence IPI] [PMID 9931424]; GO_function: GO:0016874 - ligase activity [Evidence IEA]; GO_function: GO:0035091 - phosphatidylinositol binding [Evidence IDA] [PMID 15078904]; GO_function: GO:0043130 - ubiquitin binding [Evidence IDA] [PMID 19252184]; GO_function: GO:0004842 - ubiquitin-protein transferase activity [Evidence IEA]; GO_function: GO:0004842 - ubiquitin-protein transferase activity [Evidence IDA,IMP] [PMID 21685393]; GO_function: GO:0004842 - ubiquitin-protein transferase activity [Evidence IDA,IMP] [PMID 9108033]; GO_process: GO:0034644 - cellular response to UV [Evidence IMP] [PMID 10490634]; GO_process: GO:0006333 - chromatin assembly or disassembly [Evidence IMP] [PMID 12399376]; GO_process: GO:0032511 - late endosome to vacuole transport via multivesicular body sorting pathway [Evidence IMP,IPI] [PMID 17182849]; GO_process: GO:0007005 - mitochondrion organization [Evidence IGI,IMP] [PMID 10366593]; GO_process: GO:0045807 - positive regulation of endocytosis [Evidence IMP] [PMID 12654912]; GO_process: GO:0045723 - positive regulation of fatty acid biosynthetic process [Evidence IMP] [PMID 11007476]; GO_process: GO:0048260 - positive regulation of receptor-mediated endocytosis [Evidence IMP] [PMID 11179425]; GO_process: GO:0045944 - positive regulation of transcription from RNA polymerase II promoter [Evidence IMP] [PMID 11007476]; GO_process: GO:0043161 - proteasome-mediated ubiquitin-dependent protein catabolic process [Evidence IPI] [PMID 15713680]; GO_process: GO:0051865 - protein autoubiquitination [Evidence IGI] [PMID 24069405]; GO_process: GO:0006513 - protein monoubiquitination [Evidence IGI,IMP] [PMID 14761940]; GO_process: GO:0006513 - protein monoubiquitination [Evidence IDA,IGI,IMP] [PMID 19176477]; GO_process: GO:0006513 - protein monoubiquitination [Evidence IDA,IMP] [PMID 21685393]; GO_process: GO:0000209 - protein polyubiquitination [Evidence IDA,IMP] [PMID 9108033]; GO_process: GO:0016567 - protein ubiquitination [Evidence IEA]; GO_process: GO:0042787 - protein ubiquitination involved in ubiquitin-dependent protein catabolic process [Evidence IMP] [PMID 9614172]; GO_process: GO:0032956 - regulation of actin cytoskeleton organization [Evidence IGI] [PMID 15855235]; GO_process: GO:0010794 - regulation of dolichol biosynthetic process [Evidence IGI,IMP] [PMID 18771750]; GO_process: GO:0032443 - regulation of ergosterol biosynthetic process [Evidence IGI,IMP] [PMID 18771750]; GO_process: GO:0031384 - regulation of initiation of mating projection growth [Evidence IMP] [PMID 21685393]; GO_process: GO:0010793 - regulation of mRNA export from nucleus [Evidence IMP] [PMID 14608372]; GO_process: GO:0010793 - regulation of mRNA export from nucleus [Evidence IPI] [PMID 15713680]; GO_process: GO:0010796 - regulation of multivesicular body size [Evidence IMP] [PMID 17182850]; GO_process: GO:0006808 - regulation of nitrogen utilization [Evidence IGI] [PMID 15247235]; GO_process: GO:0019220 - regulation of phosphate metabolic process [Evidence IGI] [PMID 18165238]; GO_process: GO:0032880 - regulation of protein localization [Evidence IMP,IPI] [PMID 12867034]; GO_process: GO:2000232 - regulation of rRNA processing [Evidence IMP] [PMID 14608372]; GO_process: GO:2000203 - regulation of ribosomal large subunit export from nucleus [Evidence IMP] [PMID 14608372]; GO_process: GO:2000238 - regulation of tRNA export from nucleus [Evidence IMP] [PMID 14608372]; GO_process: GO:2000235 - regulation of tRNA processing [Evidence IMP] [PMID 14608372]; GO_process: GO:0010795 - regulation of ubiquinone biosynthetic process [Evidence IGI,IMP] [PMID 18771750]; GO_process: GO:0042493 - response to drug [Evidence IMP,IPI] [PMID 12163175]; GO_process: GO:0034517 - ribophagy [Evidence IGI] [PMID 18670191]; GO_process: GO:0070086 - ubiquitin-dependent endocytosis [Evidence IMP] [PMID 17344478]; GO_process: GO:0043162 - ubiquitin-dependent protein catabolic process via the multivesicular body sorting pathway [Evidence IMP] [PMID 17344478]): protein MLTRDLRKSNDNLVVNGKLIVNLTTNLSTPIGRSGAGAGSASAGASSTRGSIGNGSAGPSALSINGTGGHSRSNSEFGSNGVGSGSTPIGSPVASLTGPGAASVGGGTGPSAAAPASAVGAANGAASTGGSGAARTQLSSFEDQFGRLPSGWERRTDNLGRTYYVDHNTRTTTWTRPSSNLSETEQAQQRVDRQNTTDLERQRHQNRTLPEDPSRGTSPRPTGPGVVPGGVAANVAAGAGGGDGQASTTGAASSGANAVQMMNAGATTAGLGELPSGWEQRFTPEGRPYFVDHNTRTTTWVDPRRQQYIRMYGPNANNTTIQQQPVSQLGPLPSGWEMRLTNTARVYFVDHNTKTTTWDDPRLPSSLDQNVPQYKRDFRRKLIYFRSQPGLRILPGQCHVKVRRDHIFEDSYQEIMRQSPQDLKKRLMIKFDGEEGLDYGGVSREFFFLLSHEMFNPFYCLFEYSAHDNYTLQINPHSGINPEHLNYFKFIGRVVGLAVFHRRFLDAFFIGAFYKMILRKRVVLEDMEGVDAEFYRNLEWMLDHDITDVLDLTFSIEDDQFGEIVTVDLKPNGRNLEVTNDNKLEYVEAVTEWKISKRVEEQFQAFVTGFNELIPQDLVNVFDERELELLIGGIAEIDVDDWKKHTDYRGYSESDEVVQWFWKCVRSWDSEQKSRLLQFTTGTSRIPVNGFKDLQGSDGPRRFTIEKAGEAGHLPKSHTCFNRVDLPPYKDYESLVQKLGLAVEETVGFGQE, encoded by the coding sequence ATGTTGACCCGTGATCTCAGGAAGTCTAATGACAACTTGGTGGTCAATGGAAAGTTGATTGTAAATCTGACAACCAATCTTAGCACACCAATTGGACGaagtggtgctggagccGGTAGTGCTTCTGCTGGAGCAAGTTCCACTCGTGGATCGATTGGCAATGGATCTGCTGGACCAAGTGCGCTATCGATTAATGGTACAGGTGGTCATTCACGATCGAATTCTGAGTTTGGATCGAATGGTGTTGGCAGCGGTTCGACGCCTATCGGTTCTCCAGTAGCTAGTTTAACTGGACCGGGAGCAGCTTCAGTTGGTGGAGGTACTGGGCCATCAGCTGCAGCTCCAGCCAGCGCAGTTGGTGCTGCAAATGGCGCAGCATCGACTGGTGGTTCGGGAGCAGCACGAACCCAATTGTCATCGTTTGAAGACCAATTTGGACGACTACCAAGCGGCTGGGAACGTAGAACTGATAATCTCGGACGAACATATTATGTGGATCACAACACCCGTACTACGACTTGGACTCGTCCATCGTCCAACTTATCAGAGACAGAGCAAGCTCAACAAAGAGTTGACCGACAAAACACAACTGATTTGGAGCGACAGCGTCATCAGAACAGAACATTGCCTGAAGATCCAAGTCGTGGTACCTCGCCGCGACCAACTGGTCCTGGTGTAGTGCCTGGCGGTGTTGCAGCAAATGTTGCGGCAGGAGCGGGTGGTGGAGATGGCCAAGCTTCTACGACGGGGGCTGCTTCCTCTGGTGCTAATGCTGTGCAAATGATGAATGCTGGTGCGACCACAGCCGGTCTTGGTGAACTTCCATCTGGTTGGGAACAGAGATTTACTCCTGAAGGACGGCCATATTTTGTGGACCACAACACACGTACTACGACGTGGGTGGATCCCAGAAGACAACAGTATATCCGCATGTATGGACCAAACGCCAACAACACAACtattcaacaacaaccagtATCTCAGTTGGGTCCATTACCGAGTGGATGGGAAATGAGATTAACAAACACCGCCAGAGTATATTTTGTGGATCATAATACGAAAACAACTACATGGGACGACCCAAGGTTACCATCGAGTCTGGATCAGAACGTGCCTCAATATAAGCGAGACTTCCGAAGAAAGTTAATCTATTTCCGATCACAACCAGGCTTGCGCATTCTCCCCGGTCAATGTCATGTAAAGGTTCGCCGTGACCACATCTTCGAAGATTCATACCAAGAGATTATGAGACAATCGCCACAAGACCTGAAAAAGAGACTAATGATCAAGTTTGACGGTGAAGAGGGTCTTGACTATGGTGGAGTTTCAAGagaattcttcttcttattaTCACACGAAATGTTCAACCCATTCTACTGTCTATTCGAATATTCTGCCCACGATAACTATACATTACAAATCAACCCACATTCTGGCATCAACCCCGAGCATCTCAACTATTTCAAATTTATAGGCCGTGTGGTGGGTCTTGCTGTGTTCCATAGACGATTCCTTGATGCATTTTTTATTGGTGCCTTTTACAAGATGATTCTGCGTAAGCGGGTTGTTTTAGAGGATATGGAGGGTGTCGATGCTGAATTCTACCGTAATCTAGAGTGGATGCTTGATCACGACATTACCGATGTACTTGATCTTACGTTTTCGATCGAAGATGACCAGTTTGGAGAAATCGTCACCGTAGACTTGAAACCTAATGGTCGTAACTTGGAGGTTACAAATGACAACAAACTGGAATATGTCGAGGCTGTGACCGAATGGAAGATTTCCAAGAGAGTCGAGGAACAGTTCCAAGCATTTGTAACCGGTTTCAACGAGCTTATTCCACAGGATCTTGTTAATGTGTTTGATGAACGAGAGCTTGAGCTGTTGATCGGTGGTATTGCTGAGATCGATGTTGACGACTGGAAGAAGCACACTGATTATAGAGGATACAGTGAAAGCGATGAGGTTGTGCAATGGTTTTGGAAATGTGTCCGTTCATGGGATTCGGAACAGAAATCGAGATTGTTGCAGTTTACCACTGGTACATCACGTATTCCTGTCAACGGATTCAAGGATCTTCAAGGTTCAGATGGTCCTCGTAGATTCACCATTGAAAAAGCCGGTGAAGCAGGCCATCTTCCTAAGTCACACACCTGTTTCAATAGAGTCGACCTTCCTCCATACAAAGACTACGAATCTTTGGTTCAGAAGCTTGGTTTGGCTGTCGAGGAAACTGTAGGCTTTGGCCAGGAGTAG
- the VBA1 gene encoding Vba1p (Permease of basic amino acids in the vacuolar membrane; GO_component: GO:0000329 - fungal-type vacuole membrane [Evidence IDA] [PMID 15572352]; GO_component: GO:0016021 - integral component of membrane [Evidence IEA,IEA]; GO_component: GO:0016021 - integral component of membrane [Evidence ISM] [PMID 12192589]; GO_component: GO:0016020 - membrane [Evidence IEA]; GO_component: GO:0005774 - vacuolar membrane [Evidence IEA]; GO_component: GO:0005773 - vacuole [Evidence IEA]; GO_function: GO:0015174 - basic amino acid transmembrane transporter activity [Evidence IDA,IMP] [PMID 15572352]; GO_process: GO:0006865 - amino acid transport [Evidence IEA]; GO_process: GO:0015802 - basic amino acid transport [Evidence IMP] [PMID 15572352]; GO_process: GO:0055085 - transmembrane transport [Evidence IEA]; GO_process: GO:0006810 - transport [Evidence IEA]), whose translation MPAEEESSQLLGKKTDERVSYNTISASSSSANLSGGESSSSSTVNENVDTGKPPISGLRFVVVCLSLYFGVFVAALDGTVVTSLLSHIASDLNELPRISWIATGYLVACAAFQPLYGKLSDIFGRKDVLMFCNIAFGAGCLMCGYSNSFVSLVLGRIISGVGGGGMLSLSTIALSDLVSLRQRGVYQGFGNIAFGIGAGVGGIFGGIVTSRYGWRMAFNSQVPAVLISSLLVAVFTPQTRPTTNELVPVQEGSAIEDAYETEHHISANTESHNVKYVKKNNLSRVDFSGSFTLVSSLIFLMLAISTGGRQFPWTHPFIVGCFATAFFFVGLFVYIELKVAKEPVLPLQLFTHRTIVASATTNMFMTMSVYGVLFFVPVCLTSVYDMNPTQVGQRLISNFVGVALGSFGAGLYMKSTGKYYTLGILAPLLYIVGITVICLPSFLSVTLWQHVSLFINGTGYAAMLTVTLLALIAAVPHEFQAVTTSIQYAFRGIGSTLGVSIASSIFQNTLASQLRTSVTGPDAEQVIQRVLGSVEEIRKIPIEYQPAVIASYNSACIAVFVTSLVLAVVGTITSALMEEHELHSNINRDEEPQVEV comes from the coding sequence ATGCCAGCTGAGGAGGAATCAAGCCAACTTCTTGGCAAGAAGACTGATGAGCGTGTATCCTATAATACTATCAGCGCAAGTTCCAGTAGTGCGAATTTGAGTGGTGGCGagtcttcttcaagttcgACTGTCAATGAGAATGTAGATACTGGAAAGCCTCCAATTTCTGGACTACGATTTGTAGTGGTGTGCTTATCGCTTTACTTTGGAGTGTTTGTAGCAGCTTTAGATGGTACTGTGGTTACCTCGCTGTTGAGTCACATCGCATCCGACTTGAATGAATTGCCGAGAATTTCCTGGATTGCTACGGGATACCTTGTAGCTTGTGCTGCTTTCCAACCTCTTTATGGCAAACTGTCCGATATCTTTGGAAGAAAAGATGTTCTCATGTTCTGTAACATTGCATTTGGCGCTGGCTGCCTGATGTGTGGATACTCCaattcttttgtttctcttgTATTGGGCAGAATCATCTCTGGTGTaggcggtggtggtatgCTTTCGTTGTCTACAATTGCTCTCAGTGACCTTGTATCATTAAGACAGAGAGGAGTTTATCAGGGATTTGGTAATATTGCTTTTGGCATTGGAGCTGGAGTTGGCGGTATTTTTGGTGGTATCGTCACCTCCAGATATGGATGGCGGATGGCCTTCAACTCACAAGTGCCTGCCGTTCTGATTTCCTCCTTGTTGGTGGCTGTATTCACACCCCAGACAAGACCTACCACCAATGAATTGGTTCCTGTTCAAGAGGGATCGGCTATTGAAGATGCCTATGAAACTGAACATCACATATCAGCCAATACTGAATCCCACAATGTGAAGTATGTTAAAAAGAACAACCTTTCCAGAGTGGATTTTTCAGGTTCTTTTACTCTTGTGTCTAGTTTGATCTTCCTGATGCTTGCAATTTCAACCGGCGGGAGACAGTTCCCTTGGACTCATCCTTTCATTGTCGGATGTTTTGCAACcgcctttttctttgttggactatttgtttatattgAATTGAAGGTTGCAAAGGAACCTGTCCTCCCCTTACAACTGTTTACCCATCGAACAATCGTGGCTTCTGCTACCACGAACATGTTTATGACCATGAGTGTATACGGAGTTCTGTTTTTCGTACCTGTATGTCTTACATCAGTATATGACATGAACCCAACTCAAGTTGGTCAGCGACTTATATCTAATTTTGTTGGTGTGGCCCTCGGTTCTTTTGGTGCTGGTCTCTATATGAAATCCACTGGTAAATATTACACTCTTGGAATATTGGCTCCCCTTCTTTATATTGTTGGAATCACAGTTATCTGTTTACCCAGTTTCCTGTCTGTTACTTTATGGCAACATGtttctctatttattaacgGTACTGGCTATGCTGCTATGTTAACGGTAACCCTCCTAGCATTGATTGCTGCAGTGCCACATGAGTTTCAGGCCGTAACAACATCAATCCAGTATGCCTTCCGAGGCATAGGGTCTACTTTGGGTGTATCTATTGCTTCATCCATTTTCCAGAACACTCTCGCATCACAATTACGAACCAGTGTTACCGGACCTGATGCTGAACAAGTTATTCAGCGGGTCCTTGGATCGGTTGAGGAAATCCGAAAGATTCCTATTGAATATCAGCCGGCGGTCATTGCCTCTTATAACAGCGCATGCATAGCTGTCTTTGTCACGTCGCTGGTTTTAGCTGTCGTTGGCACCATCACCTCTGCTCTCATGGAAGAGCATGAATTGCATAGTAACATAAATAGAGACGAAGAACCTCAAGTTGAGGTTTAA